In the Longimicrobium terrae genome, GCCGGTTGGCGGTGGGATTCTCGGGTTTGGGGGTTTTGGTCGGGGGTTGGGGGGGGTTGGGGGTGGGTACCGTTTTGTCTCTTTGGTTGTGGGTGGGGGTTACCCCCCCCCCCCCCCCCCCCGGTTTCTATAACGTTGCACAGCGTGAACGGTCCTTTGGGGAAGCGCTGCTTTGCAATTCAGGCTCCACTCCGGTCGCACCCCCGCTCCCCGCGCCAACGCTGCGGGGTTCCCGCCGTGGCCGCCGAGCCGGGGCGGGGATGGGCCGGAACCGCTGCGCGCAGTTGCGCAATACGGACACTTCGGGTATAATCAGGGCTTGCTTGTTGATCCGCTCGGATAGTCACTGTCTGATTGGATCGGCTGACTTCCTGACCAGCGCAGACTCTTCTGGAGGCTCCGATCGATGGCCATTACCGCCGAACAGCGCGACGAAATCGCGAAGAAGTACCAGCTGCACCCGAATGACAAGGGCAGCACCAAGGTTCAGATCGCGCTGCTGACCGCGCGCATCAACGACCTGACCGGGCACTTTCGCGCCCACAAGAAGGACCACCACTCGCGTCAGGGGCTGCTCAAGATGGTCGGCCAGCGCC is a window encoding:
- the rpsO gene encoding 30S ribosomal protein S15 — protein: MAITAEQRDEIAKKYQLHPNDKGSTKVQIALLTARINDLTGHFRAHKKDHHSRQGLLKMVGQRRALLDYLRRNDIDAYRALIADLGLRH